The genome window TTGTACTGCACCTGTAAAACTGGATTACAGCTCTGAAAATTTGGTGAGGCAGTGAAAGCAATGTAATGCTACTAGTTGTATTGGATCCTTGGACGCATAGTCTTATGACGATATCAAACAGCTGTAGCACTAGCCTCTCAACGTGACCTTAAAGCAAGGCCTGCAAACTGCAAACCGCCTACCATGAGTCTCAAGTATCTTTCAGTTTTTTCTATATTCATTACTCCTCTATCTTTTACAAATCTACTTAAAGATCATCCATTTCCGATTCTTACAAACTCAGGACACAGAATGATCATCCAACACGAATCGCCGACTTGTTCTCTTCATGTCCAACAATCAAGACCTCCTTCTACATCCTCAATCTCGACAGACACTGTCGAAAACTCCATCCAAAAACTAATTAAGAACTGGAACAGAAGACAAAAATGGAACAAGCTGTTTTTCCATACGGCACCACAACAGGGAACAACTGATAGATCACCTTGGAGAGTCGAGTTGGCCAACTTTCTGGAATCAACTCCTGTACGCATATTAGCAATCTCATTACTCCTCACCGATCTTATTCTCACCATTCTTGAGCTTTCATCGTCTCTGGTCTCTTGTAAATCAAGCAAAGGAGTGGAGGAGGCATGGTATCACTGGATAGGAATAGCCATTTTGAGCTTGCTTTCGTTGAAGAGTCTGTGTCTGGTGGTGGCGCTTGGCGGTCTGTTCTTTAGGCGCGCGGGTTATGTAGTTGATGCCGTGGTTTTAGTGGTGGCTTTGTTATTGGAAGTGTTTTTGGAGAAAATGGGAGGCGGGCTGGTGATTGTGGTGAGCTTGTGGAGGGTGGTTAGAGTTGTGGAGAGCGCTTTTGAGCTGAGCGACGAAACCATTGAAGCACAAATTGAAGGCATAGTGTGTGAGTTTCAGGCACTCAAAGATGAGAATGCAAGACTGTTGGGGATCATTCATGACAAGGATGCTGTGATTCACAACTTACAGGAACAACTGGATCAACTATACAAGGCAGCATATTAAATTAAAGCCATCTTGCTGTTTCAGTGACTACAGACTGGAGTCATTTTAACAAGTTTACCACAACCAAACAAACATCCTCGATTCAATACTGTCCTTCCACCTCACCTACCGAATACAACCAACAAATAACCTGCTTTGCACATATACATAGATTCTGGTTCATCTTTCCATGTAGTTAATCTTAGAATATAACTATAAATATTACTGACTTATgccaaaatatcataaaatctCGATATGTAAAGTACTTTAAAATTCCACTCAAGTATGATATAGTTCCATGGTTGACACACTCTATATCAGCTGTAAAAAATTACCATTGTAGTCGTCTAGTCGAGGAGCTCACTGCAATAGTGGCAGAGAGTACTGTTCACATTCTTTCTCAATTCTCAACACAACAATCTAAGTCTGCTCCATCATACAATTGCCTACTAAGATCTAAATTCTTCCCCCACTTCACAATACAAGTAAAGATTCCACTAGCACATCAAAGCTAACACGATGTGATCGTAGAGAATATATATCAATTACAAGTCCCTAAGCCGTCACCTTAGGTTTCATACTGCTTGCCTTCAAAACTCTGTCCAAAATCCCAATTTTGTGGAGCAACATAGTATGATATCAATGTAACCCCATCACTGCTAGTAAGCTCAAAAGAAAGCGGTTGGTTCTTCAGATCGGCATTTATATGCCAGTTCTGCCCCCAATTTCTATTCATTGGCAGCCATCCTGTTCTTGAACCCTTGATCTTCACTGCCACAATATCTCCAGCACCAGCAACATTACTTATCAACACTGAAAGAAAAATAGCAGCACCATCGATAGTATACCGTATCCCTCCTTCCTTTCTGCACTTGATCCTGTGAATATGAGAAAATTATGAACTTCATTATTCGGAACTATTTAAGTATAAGTGCAGTAAAAGCGCAGTAAAAGCCAATTCATAATGCttaaattctatatatataggggagggttccgCTACAAACTTGCGAACTTTTTAAACTTTAGTTTCCCCAATTGCTATGTTTTCAATGCAATGATAGTTGTTGTTGAACAGATGATATTGAACTTGAGTTATATGCAGGTTGAAGGCAAGTTctacaaaaaaaattacttgcctatttttaataaaagggtgacattttatatgatttttttttgaccTAGACGCCTAATATGACTAAAATATAACATGtacaaaaaagtttgtaagtttgtgaaTTAAAAgggtttttatttgatccagCTATACTATTAAGACGAAACATTTAAAGTTGTGGTTGGTCGGTTGTCTGTTGCTATTTGGGCCAACCGTTGGGCCTCTgtaatataaaacatattttaatggTCTACAATATTCTATCTAAAAGACATTTAAACATATTTCTTGGGCCTTCTTATATTTAGTGtttatttgtaaatttattttataaatgaaaattaaaaatttgaccAAATATCAAAAATGGCTTGTGCATCTGATATAGGCTAGCATATAAGAAAACAGAAGGGTTTAATAGCATAACAGCTGATAAATCCCTCTATTTAGGTTACACAATACCAGCAAATGAGTATTGCACCTAATTTTGCTCACTATCACAGAAAGCCGAGTTCATCTATCTACTCCAAACGGCCTATTAATACCACTCGATCAATAAATTTGGTGATATTAGCAGAAAGCACAACAGGTTGCTAGAGAGGAAATAGAAGTAAGATAA of Daucus carota subsp. sativus chromosome 3, DH1 v3.0, whole genome shotgun sequence contains these proteins:
- the LOC108210432 gene encoding uncharacterized protein LOC108210432, which encodes MSLKYLSVFSIFITPLSFTNLLKDHPFPILTNSGHRMIIQHESPTCSLHVQQSRPPSTSSISTDTVENSIQKLIKNWNRRQKWNKLFFHTAPQQGTTDRSPWRVELANFLESTPVRILAISLLLTDLILTILELSSSLVSCKSSKGVEEAWYHWIGIAILSLLSLKSLCLVVALGGLFFRRAGYVVDAVVLVVALLLEVFLEKMGGGLVIVVSLWRVVRVVESAFELSDETIEAQIEGIVCEFQALKDENARLLGIIHDKDAVIHNLQEQLDQLYKAAY